The sequence GTTCATCAACCGCTCGGCCTTGGCAATCGCCATCGACGCCCTTTCTCTTGTGCTCTACGACCGTCGACCGTACCGCCCCGGGGTGTCCGGGCCAAAGCGGGACCGTGCACCGGACAGCGGTGAGGGCCCCCACCGAGCGGTGGAGGCCCTCATCGACCGGAACGGATCAGACCGAGATCAGGTCGCAGACGAAGATCAGCGTCTCGCCCGGGGCGATCGCGCTGCCCGCGCCGCGGTCGCCGTACGCGAGGTGCGCGGGGATGGTCAGCTGGCGGCGGCCGCCGACCTTCATGCCCTGCACGCCCTGGTCCCAGCCGGAGATGACCTGGCCGACACCGAGCTGGAAGGCCAGCGGCGCGCCGCGGTTCCAGGAGGCGTCGAACTCCTCGCCGGTGGAGAAGGCCACGCCCACGTAGTGGACCTTGACCTTGTCGCCGGCCTTGGCGACGGGGCCGTCGCCCTCCCAGATGTCCTTGATCTCCAGGTCGGCCGGCGGCTCGCCACCCGGGAAGTCGATCTCGGGCTTCTCGATGCTCACTGAACTGCTCCTCTGAATGGTGAACTGGGCAACCGGGACAGTCTTACATCCTGGTCAGGAGGCGTTACATCTTGGCCAGGACGTCCACGGCGAAGACCAGCGTGGAGTTCTTCGGGATGGCCTGCTGCTGCTGGTCGCCGAAGGCCTGGTCCGGCGGGATCACCAGAAGCACGCGGCTGCCGACCTTCTTGCCGATCAGGCCGTCCTTCAGTCCCTTGAGGGTGACCTGGGCCAGCGGGAAGGTCTGGGTCTTGCCCTGGGCGTAGGTGGAGTCGAACTCCTTGGCATCCTTCCAGATCAGACCCACGTAGTTCACGACGACGCTGTCGGTCTCCTTGATGACCTCACCGTCGGACTCCAGGATGTAGTTGGAGGCCAGCTTCTTCGGCGGGTCGCTCTTGGGGATGGTGACCTTCGGCGCCTTGCCGTCGTCGTTCGTCCCGACCTTGGGCAGGTCGATGCTGTCCTGGGCGACCTCGGTGCCCTTGGCGGAGGCCGGGATCTGGGTCGCCTTCAGGATGTCGACGACGAAGCCGAGGGTGGCGTTCGGCTTGATGTCGCCCTGGCCCTGCTCGCCGTAGCCGAGCTCCGGCGGGATGACCAGCTGGACGCGGCTGCCGACCTTCTGGCCGACGAGGCCCTTGTCCCAGCCCTGGATGACCATGCCCGCGCCGAGCGTCAGGTCGAAGGGCTGCTTGCGGTCGAAGCTGTTGTCGAACGGCTTGTCGGAGTCCCACGACTGACCGAGGTAGTTGACCTGGATCGCGTCGCCGTTCTTGAGCTTCGCACCGTCACCCTCGCTGATGACCTCGGTCTTCAGCTCCTTGGGCGGGTCTCCCTTGCCCTTGGAGAGGGTGGGCTTCTCGCCGAACTTCGCTCCCGCGGTGATCGCGGGCACGCCGTTCTTGGACGAGGCGGAGTCGGAGGCCTTGTCGTCGCTGCCGCAGGCCACTGCCGACAGCAGCAGGAGGGGGGCGACGAGAAGGCCGGCAATTCGGCGCACTGGTTCCTCAGATCTCAGGGGGCACTGTGGTTGAGTCCGACCACTCTAGGCCGTGGACAGGGCCCCGTACGAGGAACGTACGGGGCCCTGTCGTACGACGGCCGGCCGGGAGGTGCCTCCTGGGCGCCGCTCACATGCCCGCGATCAGCTTCTCCACGCGCTCGTCCACGGAGCGGAACGGGTCCTTGCAGAGCACCGTGCGCTGCGCCTGGTCGTTGAGCTTGAGGTGGACCCAGTCGACGGTGAAGTCCCGCCGCTGCTCCTGGGCCCGGCGGATGAAGTCGCCGCGCAGCCGCGCCCGGGTGGTCTGCGGGGGCACCGATTTGCCCTCGAAGATCTTCAGGTCGTTGCAGATGCGGGCGGTCTGGCCCTTCTTCTCCAGGAGGTAGAACAGACCGCGGCGACGGTGGATGTCGTGGTAGGCGAGGTCTATCTGGGCGACCCGCGGGTTCGACATGGTCATGTTGTGCTTGGCCCGGTACCGCTCGATGAGCTTGTACTTCATGACCCAGTCGATCTCGGTGTCGATCCGGTCGAGGTCCTCGGCCTCGATGGCGTCCAGCGTGCGGCCCCACAGCTCCAGGACCTGGTCGACGGTGCCGGTGCGGATGCCCCGGCGCTCCACGAAGTCCACGGCCTTCTCGTAGTACTCCCGCTGGACCTCGATGGCCGAGGCCTCGCGGCCGCTGGCCAGGCGCACCTTGCGCCGCCCGGTGAGGTCGTGGCTGACCTCGCGGATGGCCCGGATCGGGTTCTCCAGGGTCAGGTCGCGCATCACCGTGCCCGCCTCGATCATGCGGAGCACCAGGTCGGTGGCGCCGACCTTGAGCAGCATGGTCGTCTCGGACATGTTCGAGTCGCCGACGATGACGTGGAGGCGGCGGTACCGCTCGGCGTCGGCGTGGGGTTCGTCACGCGTGTTGATGATCGGCCGGGAGCGGGTGGTGGCGGAGCTGACGCCCTCCCAGATGTGCTCGGCACGCTGGCTGACGCAGTAGACGGCTCCGCGCGGCGTCTGGAGCACCTTGCCCGCGCCGCAGATGAGCTGCCGGGTGACGAGGAAGGGGATGAGGATGTCCGCGAGCCGGGAGAATTCTCCGTGCCGGGCGACGAGGTAGTTCTCGTGGCACCCGTAGGAGTTTCCCGCCGAGTCGGTGTTGTTCTTGAAGAGATAGACGTCGCCCGCGATTCCCTCCTCGTGCAGGCGGCGTTCGGCGTCGACGAGCAGGCCTTCGAGAATGCGCTCGCCGGCCTTGTCGTGCGTGACCAGCTCGGTCACGTTGTCGCATTCGGGGGTTGCATATTCCGGATGCGATCCCACGTCGAGGTAGAGGCGGGCGCCGTTCCGCAGAAAGACATTGCTGCTGCGGCCCCATGACACAACACGGCGGAAGAGGTAGCGCGCCACTTCGTCAGGTGACAGTCGGCGCTGTCCCCTGAACGTGCACGTGACGCCGTACTCGTTCTCCAGCCCGAAAATGCGGCGGTCCATGACTGAACATTACGCCTTACGGCCGGTGCTGAAACCGGGTTCGACAGCACCGTTTCGATCATTTTCCGATCCGGTCACGACGGCGGGGTCGCGGCCATGATCGGCGACACGCCCCCCAGGACCTTCCCCGTGGCCAGCAGGACCACCAGCGCGAGGACTCCGCCGACCCCCGCCACGCCGAAGCTCCAGGCGGTGGAACCGATCTCGACGGCCGGTCCCGCCACGGCCGTTCCGGCTGCCGCGCCGACGCCGAAGGTGGTGACGAGCCAGGAGAACGCCTCGGTCACCGTGCCGCGCGGGGCGTGCCGGTCCACCACGATGAACGAGCACGCGATGGCGGGGGCGAGGAAGACTCCGGCGAGGGCGGCCAGCGCGGTCATGACGGGGACCGAGGGGGTGAGCGTCAACGGCAGGTAGCCGAGGGCCAGGAGGCCGACGATGACGCGGAGCCGCCGCTCGGGCGCACCGGCCCACTGCCGTGCCCCGTAGCCCAGTCCCCCGATGAGGGCGCCGAGGCCGAGCGCGGCCATCAGCCAGCCGTACACCGACTCGCGGCCGTGGTCGTCCGCGTAGGCCACACCGGCCACCGTGATGGAGCCGAGCGCGAGCCCGACGAAGAAGAACGCGCCGAGGAGGGCGAGGAGTCCGGGCGAGCGCAGGGCACCGAGCCAGTGCGCCTCGCGGGGCGCGGAGCGCCAGGTGCGGGAGGGTTCGGACAGGACGACCGACAACGCGCCCAGGACGCCGATGGCGTTGATGACGAGCAGGGCGGCGGCCGGGGACCAGAGCGAGACGAGGAGCGTCACCAGGAGCGGCCCGACGGTGAACATGATCTCCTGCGCCACGGCGTCCATGGCGTACGCCCGGTGCACCTGGTCCTCGCGCTTGAGCACGCTGGGCCACAGGGCCCGCAGACCGCCCTCCAGGGGCGGTGTGGCGACTCCGGCGACGATGACGGCGGCGTACGCCAGAGGGAGCGAGCCGAGGCCCGCGACGGCCAGCAGGGCCATACCGAGGGCGGAGAGGACGGCGGCGGGGAGCTGGACGCGCGGCTGCCCGTACAGGTCGACGGCCCGGCCGAGCAGCGGCTGTCCGACGGCGGTGGCGAGCCCGTACGCGGCGGCCAGGGCGCCGGCCAGGGTGTAGCTGCCGCCCTCGGCGCGGGTGAACAGCACGATCGCGATGTGCGCGGTGCCGTTGGGCAGCCGCCCCACCAGGGTGCCCGTCAGCAGCCGGGCGGCATGCCGCGCCCGGAGGATGTCCAGATAGCCCGCGGCCATTCCCGCCCCTTTCCGCCGGACGGCTGCCACCACCCGAGGTTTTACGTATAACGTCGAGGTTCATACGTACCATGTCCGCAGTTCGCGGGTCCACCTCGCGGCACCACGGAAACCCCGCACGGAGGCCCGCGTGACCGACCCCCACCAGCCCGTCCCGCCCCGGCCCACCAGCCGCGACGTGGCCCGTGCGGCGGGCGTCTCGCAGGCGACGGTCTCGCTCGTGCTCGGGGAGAAGTGGCCGGGCCGGGTCTCCGAGGCCACGGCCCAGCGGGTCCGGGACCGTGCGGCGGAGCTCGGCTACCGGCCCAATCTGGCCGCCCGCAATCTGCGGCTCGGCCGCACCAGGACCGCGCTGCTGGTGGTCCCCGCGCTCACCAACGAGTTCTTCGCCCGCGTCTACACCGGGTCCGCCGCCGTCGCCGCCGAGCACGACTTCGGCGTGGTGCTCTACCCCTCCCCCGACGGCACCGGACCGGCCCGGGACCCGTTCGCCTCGGCCCGCGCCGCCCTGGACGGGGTGATCGCCTCCTCCATGGCCTCCGACGCGCTCAGCGCCCTGCACGGGGCCGACCTGCCGCTGGTGATGCTGGACAGCGACCCGGCCGGGACGGACGCGGCGGCCCACGTGAATCTGGACATCGCCGACGGCATGCGGCAGGTGACGGAGCATCTGCTCGGCCTCGGCCACCGCCGGTTCGTCCATCTGGCGTCCGCCGTGGACACCTGGACGTTCGCGGTCCGGGCGCAGGCGGTACGGGAGGCGGCGGGCGCGGTCCCGGGCGCCACGGTGCGTACGGTACGGGCGCCCCTCGACGTACGGGCCGGGCGGGAGGCCGCCGAACAGGCGCTGGCCGTCACCGGGGAGCGGCCCACCGCGATCGTCTGCGACGACGACATCCTGGCGGCCGGGGCCTGCAAGGCGGCCCGCCGGCTCGGGCTGCGCGTCCCGGACGACCTCTCGGTCACCGGCTTCGACGACCTGGCGCTGGCCACCGCCGTCGAACCGGAGCTGACCACCGTGCAGCTGCCAGCCGAGCAGGTCGGGGAGCGCGGGATGGCGGCACTGCTCGCCGTGCTGGACGGCCGCCCCGCCGAGACGGGCAGCCTGCCGGTGCGGCTGGTCGTCCGGGGCTCCACGGCGCCGCCGCCCGCCTCCCGGGCATGACGGATGCCCCCGGGCCGGGCCCGGGGGCATCCGTGAGGTGCGTTCCGCCTACTCCTCGGTGGAGTCGGGCGAGCTCCCGGTGTCGGTCCCGGGGGTGCGGTTCTCCGGAGCGTCCGTCTCCTCGGTGTCGGACGGGGCGTCCGTCGGGGTGGCGCTCGCCGCTTCCGCGTCGAGGAGCCGGGTCAGCTGGCGGCCGACGATCCGCTTGAACTTGCGCTGCTGAGGCCGCGTACGGTCCAGCACCGCGACTTCGAGGCGCTCGGCGGGAATCTCCCGCTCCCCGCCGCCCGGCTCGCGGGAGAGCGCCTGGACGGCCAGCTTGAGCGCCTCGGCGAGCGTCATGCCGTCGCGGTGGCGCTGGTCCAGGAAGCTGCTGATCTGCTCGGCGTTGCCGCCGACCGCGACCGAGCCGTGCTCGTCCACGATCG is a genomic window of Streptomyces sp. SID8374 containing:
- a CDS encoding FKBP-type peptidyl-prolyl cis-trans isomerase; its protein translation is MSIEKPEIDFPGGEPPADLEIKDIWEGDGPVAKAGDKVKVHYVGVAFSTGEEFDASWNRGAPLAFQLGVGQVISGWDQGVQGMKVGGRRQLTIPAHLAYGDRGAGSAIAPGETLIFVCDLISV
- a CDS encoding FKBP-type peptidyl-prolyl cis-trans isomerase, whose amino-acid sequence is MRRIAGLLVAPLLLLSAVACGSDDKASDSASSKNGVPAITAGAKFGEKPTLSKGKGDPPKELKTEVISEGDGAKLKNGDAIQVNYLGQSWDSDKPFDNSFDRKQPFDLTLGAGMVIQGWDKGLVGQKVGSRVQLVIPPELGYGEQGQGDIKPNATLGFVVDILKATQIPASAKGTEVAQDSIDLPKVGTNDDGKAPKVTIPKSDPPKKLASNYILESDGEVIKETDSVVVNYVGLIWKDAKEFDSTYAQGKTQTFPLAQVTLKGLKDGLIGKKVGSRVLLVIPPDQAFGDQQQQAIPKNSTLVFAVDVLAKM
- the pafA gene encoding Pup--protein ligase, with protein sequence MDRRIFGLENEYGVTCTFRGQRRLSPDEVARYLFRRVVSWGRSSNVFLRNGARLYLDVGSHPEYATPECDNVTELVTHDKAGERILEGLLVDAERRLHEEGIAGDVYLFKNNTDSAGNSYGCHENYLVARHGEFSRLADILIPFLVTRQLICGAGKVLQTPRGAVYCVSQRAEHIWEGVSSATTRSRPIINTRDEPHADAERYRRLHVIVGDSNMSETTMLLKVGATDLVLRMIEAGTVMRDLTLENPIRAIREVSHDLTGRRKVRLASGREASAIEVQREYYEKAVDFVERRGIRTGTVDQVLELWGRTLDAIEAEDLDRIDTEIDWVMKYKLIERYRAKHNMTMSNPRVAQIDLAYHDIHRRRGLFYLLEKKGQTARICNDLKIFEGKSVPPQTTRARLRGDFIRRAQEQRRDFTVDWVHLKLNDQAQRTVLCKDPFRSVDERVEKLIAGM
- a CDS encoding LacI family DNA-binding transcriptional regulator — its product is MTDPHQPVPPRPTSRDVARAAGVSQATVSLVLGEKWPGRVSEATAQRVRDRAAELGYRPNLAARNLRLGRTRTALLVVPALTNEFFARVYTGSAAVAAEHDFGVVLYPSPDGTGPARDPFASARAALDGVIASSMASDALSALHGADLPLVMLDSDPAGTDAAAHVNLDIADGMRQVTEHLLGLGHRRFVHLASAVDTWTFAVRAQAVREAAGAVPGATVRTVRAPLDVRAGREAAEQALAVTGERPTAIVCDDDILAAGACKAARRLGLRVPDDLSVTGFDDLALATAVEPELTTVQLPAEQVGERGMAALLAVLDGRPAETGSLPVRLVVRGSTAPPPASRA